The following are encoded together in the Halodesulfovibrio sp. genome:
- a CDS encoding peroxiredoxin produces MTTLFPLLGDPLPQVTVKTTKGTMTLPDDLKGSWFVLFSHPADFTPVCTTEFVALQKRIKEFDALHCKLVGISMDQIFAHIKWIEWIKEQTGVEITFPVIADYGEVAEKLGMIHPGKGTNTVRAVFIIDPDGLVRTIFYYPQEIGRNIDEMLRTIQALQISDRNKVAVPANWPKNELIGDRVIIPPAQTVEDAKIRLDTHEGYDWWFCHKELKEE; encoded by the coding sequence ATGACGACACTTTTCCCCTTGCTTGGTGATCCACTTCCGCAGGTTACTGTAAAAACAACCAAAGGTACAATGACGCTCCCTGACGATCTAAAGGGGAGCTGGTTTGTTCTTTTTAGTCACCCTGCTGACTTTACACCGGTCTGCACTACTGAATTTGTAGCATTACAAAAACGCATCAAAGAATTTGACGCCCTGCATTGCAAATTAGTCGGCATATCAATGGATCAAATTTTTGCTCACATAAAATGGATCGAATGGATTAAAGAGCAAACAGGTGTTGAAATTACGTTCCCTGTTATTGCTGATTATGGCGAAGTGGCAGAAAAATTAGGTATGATACACCCTGGCAAAGGAACAAACACGGTCCGCGCGGTATTCATTATTGATCCTGACGGTCTTGTGCGTACCATTTTCTATTACCCGCAAGAAATTGGCAGAAATATTGATGAAATGCTTCGCACCATTCAGGCCTTGCAAATTTCAGATAGAAATAAAGTTGCCGTACCTGCCAACTGGCCTAAAAACGAGCTTATCGGTGACCGCGTTATTATTCCTCCAGCACAGACTGTTGAAGATGCTAAAATTCGTCTGGACACACACGAAGGATACGATTGGTGGTTCTGCCACAAAGAGCTTAAAGAAGAATAA